Proteins co-encoded in one Kribbella solani genomic window:
- a CDS encoding DUF5667 domain-containing protein, with the protein MSDLHRARARAEAFAHAVDHGPRHSARLSEDPELLEAVELAGRLRTAGAVAPRPEFSAELRHRLMEQAAARAATTATPLLVRSTPDDSDDPPGSEDVGASVTDIRRRQGRRIRLVASTAALVLLGGGIGSAAAAQQAMPGDTLYGMKRSIENVSTNVSVGDDSRGRRDLEHAMTRLSEVQELAANGGSVDTINATLDDFSAQARKGVSRLVASYQQNGDQSSIAAITAFITSARQALGELAPKLPPESLKSGVEALATIEQLAQHTTAACPKCNTPKPATAPSTGTNHQPNRTSPAEPSDHAKASSSTKASSTIPTPGASTSQQPSTTPTKVPNTTIVEESTAPPPTALKTPPRPSSSNSPTTTPTVLPSLTPSTPSWPWPFPTLPTTPLINLPGVLQSLLPPWK; encoded by the coding sequence ATGAGTGACCTACACAGGGCTCGAGCGCGCGCGGAGGCATTCGCGCACGCCGTCGATCACGGGCCCCGTCACTCCGCGCGACTGAGCGAAGACCCCGAGTTGCTGGAAGCTGTGGAGCTGGCCGGACGGCTGAGGACCGCCGGCGCAGTTGCACCGCGACCGGAGTTCAGCGCCGAGTTGCGGCACCGCCTGATGGAGCAGGCGGCGGCGCGCGCGGCAACAACTGCGACTCCGCTGCTGGTGCGCAGCACACCGGACGACTCGGATGACCCGCCGGGTAGCGAGGACGTTGGCGCGTCCGTGACAGATATCCGCCGTCGCCAGGGCCGGAGGATCCGGCTGGTGGCATCGACCGCCGCGCTGGTACTGCTGGGAGGTGGCATCGGTTCTGCTGCCGCTGCCCAGCAGGCAATGCCAGGCGACACGTTGTACGGCATGAAACGCAGTATCGAGAACGTTTCGACCAACGTGAGCGTCGGCGACGACTCCCGTGGCCGGCGCGATCTCGAGCACGCCATGACCCGACTGTCCGAAGTCCAGGAACTGGCCGCGAACGGCGGTTCGGTGGACACGATCAACGCGACGCTCGACGACTTCTCGGCCCAGGCCCGCAAGGGCGTGTCCCGATTGGTCGCGTCGTACCAGCAGAACGGTGATCAGAGTTCGATCGCCGCGATCACGGCCTTCATCACCAGCGCCCGCCAGGCTCTTGGTGAGCTCGCGCCGAAACTCCCACCGGAATCGCTGAAGTCCGGGGTGGAGGCGCTGGCCACGATCGAGCAGCTGGCTCAGCACACCACGGCGGCCTGCCCGAAGTGCAACACCCCGAAGCCGGCCACCGCCCCGAGTACGGGGACGAACCACCAGCCGAACCGCACCAGCCCGGCCGAGCCGAGTGACCACGCGAAAGCGAGTTCGAGCACCAAGGCGTCGAGCACGATCCCGACGCCCGGCGCCTCGACCTCGCAACAGCCGAGCACGACGCCGACCAAGGTGCCGAACACCACCATCGTGGAGGAGTCCACCGCTCCGCCACCGACCGCGCTGAAGACACCACCACGGCCTTCGTCGTCAAACTCGCCGACTACGACGCCTACGGTGCTGCCTTCCCTGACCCCGTCGACGCCGTCCTGGCCGTGGCCGTTCCCGACCCTGCCGACGACGCCGCTGATCAACCTCCCAGGCGTACTGCAAAGCCTGCTCCCACCCTGGAAGTAA
- a CDS encoding FAD-dependent oxidoreductase, translating to MRTDVLVVGGGLGGVAAALAALRAGRSVVLTEEFDWLGGQLTSQAVPPDEHSWVEQFGVTASYRALRDGIRDYYRRHYPLTAAARDAVQLNPGAGYVSKLCHEPRVALAVLEAMLAPYRAGRRLQVLQPYRPVAADTDGDRVTAVTVQHRESDERITITAPYVLDATETGELLPLTGTEYVTGFESQSTTGEPSAPAEAQPLNMQAVSYCFAVDHVDGDQIGDKPANYAYWRNYQPEFWGDRLLSWTAPNPRTLESSKRTFTPNPDDDPLAVIADQRRTGGDTNLWTFRRIAARRQFVPGAYGSDICLVNWPMIDYFDGPVIDVPDAAKHLAAAQELSLAVFYWLQTEAPRADGGTGFPGLRLRGDLLGSTNGLAQAPYIRESRRIKAEYTIVEQDLSVAVRGARGAVEYADSVGVGMYRIDLHPSTGGDNYIDVASSPFRIPLGSLIPERVENLLPAGKNLGTTHITNGCYRLHPVEWNIGESAGALAAYCLNHNTTPRAVRNTPASLSTFQSTLVAQGIELSWPDITGY from the coding sequence ATGCGTACTGATGTTCTCGTCGTCGGCGGCGGTCTTGGCGGTGTCGCGGCAGCCCTCGCCGCCCTGCGCGCCGGCCGTTCGGTCGTCCTCACCGAGGAGTTCGACTGGCTCGGCGGACAGCTGACCAGCCAGGCCGTACCGCCGGACGAGCACTCCTGGGTCGAGCAGTTCGGCGTCACCGCGTCGTACCGCGCCCTGCGGGACGGAATCCGCGACTACTACCGCCGCCACTATCCGCTCACCGCCGCCGCCCGCGACGCCGTACAGCTCAACCCAGGCGCCGGCTACGTCTCCAAGCTCTGCCACGAACCACGCGTCGCCCTCGCCGTACTGGAAGCCATGCTCGCCCCGTACCGGGCGGGTCGCCGCCTGCAGGTCCTCCAGCCGTACCGTCCGGTCGCGGCCGACACCGACGGCGACCGGGTCACCGCGGTGACCGTCCAGCACCGCGAGTCCGACGAACGCATCACGATCACCGCGCCGTACGTACTCGACGCGACCGAGACCGGCGAGCTACTACCGCTGACCGGCACCGAGTACGTCACCGGTTTCGAATCCCAGTCCACCACCGGCGAGCCGAGCGCCCCCGCCGAGGCGCAACCATTGAACATGCAGGCCGTCTCGTACTGTTTCGCGGTCGATCACGTCGACGGCGATCAGATCGGCGACAAACCGGCCAACTACGCGTACTGGCGGAACTACCAGCCCGAGTTCTGGGGCGACCGGTTGCTGTCCTGGACCGCCCCGAACCCGCGCACCCTGGAATCCTCGAAGCGTACTTTCACCCCGAACCCCGACGACGACCCGCTCGCGGTGATCGCCGACCAGCGCCGTACCGGTGGTGACACCAACCTTTGGACCTTCCGCCGGATCGCCGCCCGCCGGCAGTTCGTCCCCGGCGCGTACGGGAGCGACATCTGCCTGGTCAACTGGCCGATGATCGACTACTTCGACGGCCCGGTGATCGACGTACCCGATGCCGCGAAGCACCTTGCCGCGGCTCAAGAGTTGTCTCTGGCCGTCTTCTACTGGTTGCAGACCGAAGCACCTCGAGCCGATGGCGGCACCGGATTCCCCGGTCTGCGGCTGCGCGGGGATCTGCTCGGCTCCACGAACGGTCTGGCCCAGGCGCCGTACATCCGGGAATCACGGCGCATCAAGGCCGAGTACACGATCGTCGAACAGGATCTGTCCGTCGCGGTCCGGGGCGCGCGGGGCGCGGTCGAGTACGCGGACTCGGTCGGCGTCGGGATGTATCGCATCGACCTGCATCCGTCGACGGGCGGCGACAACTACATCGACGTGGCGAGCAGCCCGTTCCGGATTCCACTCGGGTCGCTGATCCCGGAACGCGTCGAGAATCTCCTGCCCGCCGGCAAGAACCTGGGCACCACCCACATCACCAATGGTTGCTACCGGCTACATCCGGTCGAATGGAACATCGGCGAATCCGCGGGCGCCCTCGCCGCCTACTGCCTCAACCACAACACCACCCCCCGAGCCGTCCGCAACACCCCCGCTTCCCTGAGCACCTTCCAGTCCACCCTAGTTGCCCAAGGCATCGAACTCTCCTGGCCCGACATCACCGGCTACTGA
- a CDS encoding sigma-70 family RNA polymerase sigma factor, whose translation MTTPEPSPDGIRRAELVDRAQAGDVGAFGELYDEYSLTVYRYIYARVSSSALAEDLTSETFVRALRALDSFRWQGRDFGAWLVTIARNLITDHYKSGRVRLEVVTDEIETHDRQTEGPEIDVLAAATAEVLREAVAGLPDEQRDCLTMRFFAGLSIAETAKALEKSEGAVKQLQLRAVRHLAKVIPKDLR comes from the coding sequence TTGACCACGCCGGAGCCAAGCCCGGACGGGATCAGACGCGCGGAGCTCGTCGATCGCGCCCAGGCCGGGGACGTCGGTGCCTTCGGTGAGCTGTACGACGAGTACTCGCTCACCGTCTATCGCTACATCTACGCCCGGGTCTCGTCCTCGGCCCTGGCCGAGGACCTGACCAGCGAGACCTTCGTCCGGGCGCTCCGGGCGCTGGACTCGTTCCGCTGGCAGGGCCGGGACTTCGGGGCCTGGCTGGTGACCATCGCCCGGAACCTGATCACCGACCACTACAAGTCCGGCCGGGTCCGGCTCGAGGTGGTCACCGACGAGATCGAGACCCACGACCGGCAGACCGAGGGCCCGGAGATCGACGTGCTGGCCGCGGCCACCGCCGAGGTGCTCCGGGAAGCGGTGGCCGGTCTGCCGGACGAACAGCGCGACTGCCTGACGATGCGGTTCTTCGCCGGTCTGTCGATCGCCGAGACGGCCAAGGCCCTGGAGAAGTCCGAAGGCGCCGTGAAGCAGCTTCAGCTGCGGGCCGTCCGGCACTTGGCGAAGGTTATCCCCAAGGACTTGAGGTGA
- a CDS encoding redox-sensing transcriptional repressor Rex, protein MTRASSRRPGPPTRTERGIPEATVARLPVYLRALTALSDNGIATASSEDLATAAGVNSAKLRKDLSYLGSYGTRGVGYDVEYLRYQIAREIGVTQDWAVVIVGIGNLGHALANYSGFGTRGFRIVALLDADPNLVGERIGDMEVRDFAQLEEIVETDRVSIGVITTPAGPAQEVCDRLVAAGVTSILNFAPVVLSVPDGVDIRKVDLSIELQILAYHEQRKSGEAALPQVPELPAMNGLTDLPSVGGGVGA, encoded by the coding sequence GTGACGCGTGCCAGCAGCCGTCGCCCCGGCCCGCCGACGAGAACCGAACGCGGCATCCCCGAGGCGACTGTCGCGCGCTTGCCGGTCTATCTGCGGGCGCTGACCGCGCTGTCCGACAACGGCATCGCGACCGCCTCCAGCGAGGACCTGGCCACCGCCGCCGGGGTGAACTCGGCGAAGCTCCGCAAGGACCTTTCCTACCTCGGCTCGTACGGCACCCGCGGCGTCGGCTACGACGTGGAGTACCTGCGGTACCAGATCGCCCGCGAGATCGGCGTCACCCAGGACTGGGCGGTCGTCATCGTCGGGATCGGAAACCTCGGTCACGCGCTGGCGAACTACTCCGGTTTCGGTACCCGCGGCTTCCGGATCGTCGCGCTGCTGGACGCCGACCCGAACCTGGTCGGCGAGCGGATCGGCGACATGGAGGTCCGCGACTTCGCCCAGCTGGAGGAGATCGTCGAGACCGACCGGGTCTCGATCGGCGTCATCACCACCCCGGCCGGCCCGGCCCAGGAGGTGTGCGACCGGCTGGTCGCCGCCGGTGTGACCAGCATCCTGAACTTCGCGCCGGTGGTGCTGTCCGTGCCCGACGGCGTGGACATCCGCAAGGTGGACCTCTCGATCGAGTTGCAGATCCTGGCGTACCACGAACAACGAAAGTCCGGAGAGGCGGCGCTCCCCCAGGTGCCCGAGCTACCAGCGATGAACGGTCTGACGGATCTCCCGAGCGTCGGGGGAGGTGTCGGAGCATGA
- the hemB gene encoding porphobilinogen synthase codes for MSGFPEVRPRRLRSSAAVRRLVAETTLEPRQLILPMFVREGAREPIAIKSMPGVVQHTRDTARKAIAEAAQLGLGGVMLFGIPSVKDETGSGGLDPDGILNVAIRDAVSEAGDALLVMADLCLDEFTSHGHCGVLDASGRVDNDATLALYAEMGVAQASAGAHVVGPSGMMDGQVGAVRTALDAAGFLDTVILGYAVKYASAFFGPFREAVDSSLTGDRKTYQQDNANAREAIREVDLDIAEGADIVMVKPALAYLDIIRQVRDHVNVPVAAYNISGEYAMVEAAAANGWIDRERAIMETLTSIRRAGADTILTYWATETAHLLNRR; via the coding sequence GTGTCTGGATTCCCGGAAGTACGGCCGCGCCGGCTGAGGTCGTCGGCGGCGGTGCGCCGGCTCGTCGCCGAGACCACGCTCGAACCGCGGCAGCTGATCCTGCCGATGTTCGTCCGCGAAGGCGCCCGCGAGCCGATCGCGATCAAGTCGATGCCGGGCGTCGTCCAGCACACCCGTGACACCGCCCGCAAGGCGATCGCCGAAGCCGCCCAGCTCGGCCTCGGCGGCGTGATGCTGTTCGGGATTCCTTCGGTCAAGGACGAAACCGGGTCCGGTGGGCTCGATCCCGACGGCATCCTGAACGTCGCGATCCGGGACGCGGTGTCCGAGGCCGGTGACGCGTTGCTGGTGATGGCGGATCTGTGCCTCGACGAGTTCACCTCGCACGGGCACTGCGGCGTACTCGACGCGTCCGGCCGGGTCGACAACGACGCGACGCTGGCGCTCTACGCGGAGATGGGCGTCGCGCAGGCGTCGGCCGGTGCACATGTCGTCGGGCCGTCCGGGATGATGGACGGGCAGGTCGGCGCGGTTCGTACCGCGCTGGATGCGGCTGGCTTCCTTGACACGGTGATCCTGGGGTACGCGGTGAAGTACGCGTCCGCTTTCTTCGGTCCGTTCCGCGAGGCGGTCGACTCGTCGCTGACCGGGGACCGGAAGACGTACCAGCAGGACAACGCGAACGCCCGCGAGGCGATCCGCGAGGTCGACCTGGACATCGCCGAGGGCGCCGACATCGTGATGGTGAAGCCCGCGCTGGCGTACCTCGACATCATCCGCCAGGTCCGCGACCACGTGAACGTACCCGTTGCCGCGTACAACATTTCCGGCGAGTACGCGATGGTGGAGGCGGCCGCCGCCAACGGCTGGATCGACCGCGAACGCGCGATCATGGAAACCCTCACGTCGATCCGCCGGGCCGGCGCCGACACCATCCTCACCTACTGGGCAACGGAAACCGCCCACCTGCTCAACCGCCGGTAG
- a CDS encoding glutaredoxin family protein — translation MSRVTMYGKPGCHLCDDAREIIRAVCAEAGVEWDEVDITQDDRLFTQYGEQIPVTFVDGKQHDFWRVDPARLRKALMR, via the coding sequence ATGAGCAGGGTCACGATGTACGGGAAGCCCGGTTGTCACCTCTGCGACGACGCCCGGGAGATCATCCGGGCCGTCTGCGCCGAGGCGGGGGTGGAATGGGACGAGGTCGACATCACTCAGGATGACCGGTTGTTCACCCAGTACGGCGAGCAGATCCCGGTCACCTTCGTCGATGGGAAGCAGCACGACTTCTGGCGAGTGGACCCCGCCCGGCTCCGAAAAGCCCTGATGAGGTAA
- a CDS encoding AMP-binding protein: MKVNFADILRDTAQRHGERPALVDGDRRLTWNELDQAVDRTARGLAAAGLVPGYRVLLLVANSIEFVTSYLGILRAGLVAVPLNTGLTKPELAAVAAHSGARLAIAGPGLAERLEGVRTVAPDQLDGDVQLPPSIDPEALAVLLYTSGTSGDPRAAMLTHRALAANVQNLTDLGEDRMGPGDVVLGVLPMFHAFGLNAVLGWAVATGAALIVEQRFDPAYTLDLIGRYGVTRLPLAPPALNALLTRPDLRTALKSVKVVLTGASTLDRGLADRFEQASGLHVHQGYGLTEASPGVTTTLGEAAPKPGSVGRALPNVELRIADEQGEDVEGDDPGEILIRGGNLFSGYWPDGVDGPDAEGWYRTGDVGFLDVDGDLFLVDRLRELIIVSGFNVFPSEVEDVLVGADGVREAAVIGVPSEDTGEAVKAFVVPLPGATIDVAAVRAYAEGRLARFKCPVEIEVVDNLPHSVTGKVAKGRLRAGGK; this comes from the coding sequence GTGAAGGTGAATTTCGCGGACATTCTTCGTGACACAGCGCAACGTCACGGCGAGCGTCCCGCGCTGGTCGACGGGGATCGGCGGCTGACCTGGAACGAGCTCGACCAGGCCGTCGACCGGACCGCGCGGGGCCTCGCCGCGGCCGGCCTGGTGCCTGGCTACCGGGTCCTGCTGCTGGTTGCCAACAGCATCGAATTCGTCACGTCCTACCTGGGCATTCTTCGCGCCGGGCTGGTCGCCGTACCGCTGAACACCGGGCTGACCAAGCCCGAGCTGGCGGCCGTCGCGGCGCATTCCGGCGCCCGGCTGGCGATCGCCGGGCCGGGTCTCGCGGAGCGCCTCGAAGGCGTCCGGACGGTGGCGCCGGACCAGCTTGACGGTGACGTTCAGTTACCGCCGTCGATCGACCCCGAGGCGCTCGCGGTGCTGCTGTACACGTCCGGAACGAGTGGCGATCCGCGCGCCGCGATGCTCACCCATCGGGCGCTGGCGGCGAATGTGCAGAACCTCACCGACCTCGGCGAGGACCGGATGGGTCCCGGGGACGTCGTCCTCGGCGTGCTGCCGATGTTCCATGCGTTCGGCCTGAACGCGGTCCTCGGCTGGGCGGTCGCCACCGGGGCGGCACTGATCGTCGAGCAGCGGTTCGACCCCGCGTACACCCTGGACCTGATCGGCCGGTACGGCGTGACCCGCCTGCCGCTGGCGCCACCGGCGCTGAACGCGCTGCTTACCCGGCCGGACCTGCGGACCGCGCTGAAGTCGGTGAAGGTCGTGCTGACCGGCGCGTCCACCCTCGACCGCGGGCTCGCCGACCGCTTCGAGCAGGCCAGCGGGTTGCACGTACACCAGGGCTATGGCTTGACCGAGGCGTCCCCAGGCGTCACCACGACGCTCGGGGAGGCGGCGCCGAAGCCCGGTTCGGTCGGCCGCGCGCTGCCGAACGTCGAGCTCCGGATCGCCGACGAGCAGGGCGAGGACGTCGAGGGCGACGACCCCGGCGAGATCCTGATCCGCGGCGGCAACCTGTTCTCCGGCTACTGGCCGGACGGCGTGGACGGGCCGGACGCGGAGGGCTGGTACCGGACCGGTGACGTCGGCTTCCTGGACGTGGACGGCGACCTGTTCCTGGTCGACCGGCTGCGGGAGCTGATCATCGTGTCCGGGTTCAACGTGTTCCCGAGCGAGGTGGAGGACGTGCTGGTCGGCGCGGACGGGGTCCGCGAGGCGGCGGTGATCGGCGTACCGTCCGAGGACACCGGCGAGGCGGTGAAGGCGTTCGTGGTTCCGTTGCCGGGCGCCACGATCGACGTCGCGGCGGTGCGCGCGTACGCCGAGGGCCGGCTGGCGCGGTTCAAGTGCCCGGTCGAGATCGAGGTGGTGGACAACCTGCCGCACTCGGTCACGGGCAAGGTGGCCAAGGGCCGGTTGCGGGCGGGAGGCAAATGA
- a CDS encoding glutamyl-tRNA reductase encodes MSYLVVGISHRSAAIDVLERVALDAGAATKLALTVNNSPAVAETAVLATCNRTEVYGSVDRFHAGMDEITAILSDLTGVPLIDLAEHLYVHFEEGAVAHLFQVAVGLDSMVVGESQILGQVKETLRVGQDLETVGSDLNALFQHALRVGKRARTETGIDSAGRSVVSAGLEAVGGFENRRALIVGAGSMASLAAQTLANGGARSVTVANRNYDRAVVLAERIGGTAIRLDDVPKALHDADLVVSCTGARGVVLTEEMIRDASDGRPLGVLDVALPRDVAPEVARIPGVALVTLADLARTAGGSEDDIDEVRRIVGEESGSFEATRRAASVAPTVVALRAMASGLVDSELARLERRLPGLDEHERHEVERTIRRVVDKVLHNPTVRVKELGGDPGGPTYADALRQLFALDQAAVDAVTAAKTPGETSNTRADAGAAGGEQA; translated from the coding sequence ATGAGCTACCTGGTAGTCGGAATCAGCCATCGGTCCGCCGCGATCGATGTGCTGGAGCGGGTGGCGCTGGACGCGGGCGCGGCGACCAAGCTGGCGCTGACGGTGAACAACTCCCCGGCGGTGGCCGAAACCGCGGTGCTCGCGACCTGCAACCGCACCGAGGTGTACGGGTCGGTCGACCGGTTCCACGCCGGCATGGACGAGATCACCGCGATCCTGTCCGACCTCACCGGCGTACCGCTGATCGACCTGGCCGAACACCTGTACGTGCACTTCGAGGAAGGCGCCGTCGCGCACCTGTTCCAGGTCGCGGTCGGGCTGGACTCGATGGTCGTCGGCGAGAGCCAGATCCTCGGCCAGGTGAAGGAGACGCTGCGCGTCGGCCAGGACCTGGAGACTGTCGGCAGCGACCTGAACGCCCTGTTCCAGCACGCGTTGCGGGTCGGCAAGCGGGCCCGGACCGAGACCGGCATCGACTCCGCCGGCCGTTCGGTCGTCTCGGCCGGCCTGGAAGCGGTCGGCGGGTTCGAGAACCGGCGAGCGCTGATCGTCGGCGCCGGTTCGATGGCGTCGCTGGCCGCGCAGACGCTCGCGAACGGTGGCGCCCGGAGCGTGACCGTTGCCAACCGCAACTACGACCGCGCGGTCGTGCTGGCGGAGCGCATCGGGGGTACGGCGATCCGCCTGGACGACGTACCGAAGGCATTGCACGACGCCGACCTGGTCGTCTCGTGCACCGGCGCGCGCGGCGTCGTACTGACCGAGGAAATGATCCGCGACGCGTCCGACGGGCGCCCCCTCGGCGTACTGGATGTCGCGCTGCCGCGGGACGTCGCGCCCGAGGTGGCCCGGATTCCGGGCGTCGCGCTGGTCACCCTCGCCGACCTGGCCCGGACGGCCGGCGGCAGCGAGGACGACATCGACGAGGTCCGCCGGATCGTCGGCGAGGAGAGCGGGTCGTTCGAGGCGACCCGCCGGGCCGCGTCGGTGGCGCCGACCGTGGTCGCGCTGCGGGCGATGGCCAGCGGACTGGTCGACAGCGAGCTGGCCCGGCTGGAACGCCGGCTGCCGGGTCTCGACGAGCACGAGCGGCACGAGGTCGAGCGCACCATTCGGCGGGTCGTCGACAAGGTGCTGCACAACCCGACGGTTCGGGTGAAGGAGCTGGGCGGTGACCCGGGCGGACCGACGTACGCCGACGCGCTGCGGCAGCTGTTCGCGCTCGACCAGGCGGCGGTGGACGCCGTGACCGCCGCGAAGACGCCGGGCGAGACGAGCAACACCCGCGCCGATGCGGGAGCAGCAGGAGGTGAGCAGGCATGA
- the hemC gene encoding hydroxymethylbilane synthase, with translation MIRLGTRRSALANAQATLVADALRNLGHEVEVIPIATTGDADKVSPVEQIGGTGIYVSSLRDALLADEIDIAVHSLKDLPTAPIDGLTIGAIPVREDPRDVLVARDGLTLGELPRGALIGTGAPRRAAQIDALGLGVECTGVRGNVDTRIGLVTSGKVDAVVLARAGLARLGRLAEVTETLDPIQVLPSPGQGALGVECRAGDTAILAALAPLEDPATRAAVTAERQLLATLEAGCTAPVGALAEVVEGEDGPELWLRGALGQDDGVRRLSANGAVDDPVVLGKALAYELLERT, from the coding sequence ATGATCCGGTTGGGTACCCGCCGGTCCGCGCTGGCGAACGCGCAGGCGACGCTGGTCGCGGACGCGCTCCGGAACCTGGGTCACGAGGTCGAGGTGATCCCGATCGCCACCACCGGCGACGCCGACAAGGTGTCCCCGGTCGAGCAGATCGGCGGCACCGGCATCTACGTGAGCTCGCTGCGGGACGCGCTGCTGGCGGACGAGATCGACATCGCCGTGCACTCCCTGAAGGACCTGCCGACCGCGCCGATCGACGGTCTCACCATCGGTGCGATCCCGGTCCGCGAGGACCCACGCGACGTCCTCGTCGCCCGGGACGGCCTGACCCTCGGCGAGCTGCCGCGCGGTGCCCTGATCGGCACCGGGGCGCCCCGCCGGGCGGCCCAGATCGACGCGCTCGGCCTGGGCGTCGAGTGCACCGGCGTCCGCGGCAACGTGGACACCCGGATCGGGCTGGTCACGTCGGGCAAGGTCGACGCGGTCGTGCTGGCGCGGGCCGGCCTGGCCCGGCTCGGCCGGCTTGCCGAGGTGACCGAGACGCTGGACCCGATCCAGGTCCTGCCGTCACCCGGGCAAGGCGCCCTGGGCGTCGAGTGCCGGGCCGGCGACACCGCGATCCTGGCCGCGCTGGCGCCGCTGGAGGACCCGGCCACCCGGGCCGCGGTGACCGCCGAACGACAGCTGCTGGCCACGCTCGAGGCGGGCTGCACGGCGCCGGTCGGTGCCCTCGCCGAGGTGGTCGAGGGTGAGGACGGCCCGGAGCTGTGGCTGCGCGGCGCGCTCGGCCAGGACGACGGCGTCCGCCGGCTCTCCGCGAACGGAGCGGTCGACGATCCGGTGGTGCTCGGCAAGGCGCTGGCGTACGAACTGCTGGAGCGAACATGA
- a CDS encoding uroporphyrinogen-III synthase, with product MTPAQGTTTKAHKTSRKTTRAKADVSAKTAATAAPQKAATSTVKQTKPLGHVTFVGVGPGDPALLTLAGRDVLANADAVVVEGPEHDAFLTYCPPGVEVIDGSGAEGSRALRVAARARLVVKTAKSAANVVRLLSGDPFTFSSGAEEAAACRKAGIGFNVVPGVSEVSAVPTYAGIPLTMKGDREVTVVDLAENKLDLTRLQPKQTLVLLNATEVLKETAAALIEAGFDAGTPVAVTVGGTTTTQTSVVGTLETIVADLRAAKVTGEAVIVVGAVVEQREALSWFETKPLFGWRILVPRTKDQAGPLMDRLRRYGAMPEEVPTISVEPPRNPQQMDKAIRGLVEGRYEWVAFTSVNAVKAVREKFDEYGLDARAFSGLKIAAVGDKTAEAIGAWGIRPDLVPSGEQSAAGLVEDWPPFDEVLDPINRVFLPRADIATETLVAGLTDLGWEVDDVTAYRTVRAAPPPAPTREAIKSGKFDAVVFTSSSTVRNLVGIAGKPHASTVIAVIGPATLKTAEEHGLRVDAMAETPSAEELADALARFGADRRDTMVEAGEPVTRPSERRPGSRRKS from the coding sequence ATGACACCAGCACAGGGCACCACCACGAAGGCCCACAAGACGAGCAGGAAAACGACGAGGGCGAAGGCAGACGTGAGCGCGAAGACAGCCGCCACCGCGGCACCGCAGAAGGCCGCCACCAGTACCGTCAAGCAGACCAAACCACTCGGCCATGTCACGTTCGTCGGCGTCGGCCCCGGTGACCCGGCGCTGCTGACGCTGGCCGGCCGGGACGTGCTCGCGAACGCCGACGCGGTGGTCGTCGAGGGCCCCGAGCACGACGCGTTCCTGACCTACTGCCCACCGGGCGTCGAGGTGATCGACGGCTCCGGTGCCGAGGGCAGCCGGGCGCTGCGGGTGGCCGCCCGGGCCCGGCTGGTGGTGAAGACCGCCAAGTCCGCGGCGAACGTGGTCCGGCTGCTCAGCGGCGACCCGTTCACCTTCTCCAGCGGCGCCGAAGAGGCGGCCGCCTGCCGGAAGGCCGGCATCGGGTTCAACGTCGTGCCGGGCGTGAGTGAGGTCAGCGCGGTCCCGACGTACGCGGGGATTCCGCTGACGATGAAGGGCGACCGCGAGGTCACCGTCGTCGACCTGGCCGAGAACAAGCTCGACCTGACCCGGCTGCAGCCGAAGCAGACGCTCGTCCTGCTGAACGCCACCGAGGTCCTGAAGGAGACCGCAGCCGCGCTGATCGAGGCCGGTTTCGACGCCGGTACGCCGGTCGCGGTGACCGTCGGGGGTACGACGACCACCCAGACCAGCGTGGTCGGCACCCTGGAGACGATCGTCGCGGACCTGCGCGCGGCCAAGGTCACCGGCGAGGCAGTGATCGTCGTCGGCGCCGTGGTCGAGCAGCGCGAGGCGCTGTCCTGGTTCGAGACGAAGCCGCTGTTCGGCTGGCGGATCCTGGTCCCGCGGACCAAGGACCAGGCCGGCCCGCTGATGGACCGGCTCCGTCGGTACGGCGCGATGCCCGAAGAGGTACCGACCATCTCGGTCGAACCGCCGCGCAACCCGCAGCAGATGGACAAGGCGATCCGCGGCCTGGTCGAAGGCCGGTACGAGTGGGTCGCGTTCACCTCGGTCAACGCGGTCAAGGCGGTCCGGGAGAAGTTCGACGAGTACGGGCTGGACGCGCGGGCGTTCTCCGGGCTGAAGATCGCGGCCGTCGGTGACAAGACCGCCGAGGCGATCGGTGCCTGGGGCATCCGTCCGGACCTGGTCCCGTCCGGTGAGCAGTCGGCGGCCGGCCTGGTCGAGGACTGGCCGCCGTTCGACGAGGTGCTGGACCCGATCAATCGGGTCTTCCTGCCCCGGGCGGACATCGCCACCGAGACGCTGGTCGCCGGTCTCACCGATCTCGGCTGGGAGGTCGACGACGTGACCGCGTACCGGACCGTACGCGCCGCGCCGCCGCCGGCCCCGACCCGCGAGGCGATCAAGTCCGGCAAGTTCGACGCGGTCGTCTTCACCTCGTCGTCGACGGTCCGGAACCTGGTCGGCATCGCCGGCAAGCCGCACGCGTCCACCGTGATCGCGGTGATCGGCCCGGCGACGCTGAAGACCGCCGAGGAGCACGGCCTGCGCGTCGACGCGATGGCCGAAACCCCGTCCGCCGAAGAGCTCGCCGACGCGCTGGCCCGGTTCGGCGCGGACCGCCGCGACACCATGGTGGAGGCCGGCGAGCCGGTCACCCGCCCGTCCGAACGCCGTCCCGGTTCCCGTCGAAAGAGCTGA